A genome region from Ahaetulla prasina isolate Xishuangbanna chromosome 8, ASM2864084v1, whole genome shotgun sequence includes the following:
- the ZNF330 gene encoding zinc finger protein 330: MPKKKTGARKKAESRKEREKQIRASRANIDLAKHPCNASMECDKCQRRQKNRAFCYFCNSTQKLPICAQCGKTKCMMKSSDCVIKHAGVYSTGLAMVGAICDFCEAWVCHGRKCLSTHACICPLADAECIECERGVWDHGGRIFSCSFCHNFLCEDDQFEHQASCQVLEAETFKCVSCNRLGQHSCLRCKACFCDDHTRSKVFKHEKGREPPCPKCGHETQQTKDLSMSTRSLRFGRQTGGEEADGASGYDAYWKNLSSGRSVDTGDHDEEYDDYEAEDDEDDDNEEGGRDSESEATDMFSNLNLGRTYASGYAHYEESAE, encoded by the exons ATGCCTAAGAAGAAGACAGGTGCACGCAAGAAAGCTGAAAGTCGGAAGGAACGGGAAAAACAAATTAGAGCTTCAAGGGCTAATATTGATTTGGCCAAACATCCCTGCAATGCTTCAATG gaATGTGACAAATGTCAAAG GCGGCAAAAAAATAGAGCTTTTTGCTACTTTTGCAACTCTACTCAAAAATTACCCATTTGTGCACAGTGTG GAAAGACAAAATGTATGATGAAATCCTCAGACTGTGTCATAAAACATGCTGGAGTGTATAGCACCGGGCTTGCAATGGTG GGGGCAATATGTGATTTTTGTGAAGCTTGGGTTTGCCATGGCAGAAAATGTTTGAGCACCCATGCCTGCATCTGTCCTCTGGCTGATGCAGAATGCATTGAATGTGAGAGAGGTGTCTGGGATCATG GTGGCAGGATATTTAGCTGTTCCTTTTGCCATAATTTCCTTTGTGAGGATGACCAGTTTGAGCATCAAGCCAGCTGCCAAGTTCTGGAAGCTGAAACCTTTAAAT GTGTTTCCTGCAATCGACTGGGGCAGCATTCATGTCTCCGCTGTAAG GCATGCTTCTGTGATGATCATACACGCAGCAAGGTTTTCAAACATGAAAAGGGAAGAGAGCCTCCGTGTCCAAAATGTGGGCATGAAACACAACAAACCAAGGATCTGAGCATGTCAA CTCGCTCTCTGAGATTTGGCCGTCAGACAGGAGGCGAAGAAGCTGATGGGGCTTCTGGTTATGATGCCTATTGGAAGAATCTTTCATCTGGCAGAAGTGTTGATACTGGAGATCATGATgaagaatatgatgattatgaggcagaggatgatgaagatgatgataatgaggaaggagggagagattcGGAATCAGAGGCAACTGATATGTTCAGCAACCTGAATTTAGGAAGGACCTATGCTAGTGGCTATGCACACTATGAAGAGTCTGCTGAATAA